Proteins encoded within one genomic window of Pigmentiphaga sp. H8:
- a CDS encoding ABC transporter substrate-binding protein encodes MRFIRYAAAVVVSGLVAAGAQAQGWPEQVRFGGFGQGFGKPYGLAVLAIAQGKGFIADEFKGTPVKLSFEYFTGTGPAINEAIANRRLDFAQYGSLPNIVGRANGLPTRIVTSYGYTTIFGVARPDLPVKSFKDLKGRRVAVAKGTVLHWAFLKALEGNGLTLKDVTLLDLATADQLAALTAGSVDAVIGSSVLLSLRDKGLAKVFYSSHDIGPKAAGFGAITVTESFEQRYPEATQRVVRGLVRAAEWLGHEENREEALRIWTRSGVPYPALRDEYAGVALKDVFNPRIDTFFVSQYRDAVAFSQEQKLIRSGIDLQQWFLPRYVDQALDQLGLQGNWPRRDANGKPLEG; translated from the coding sequence ATGCGGTTCATACGTTATGCGGCGGCGGTCGTGGTGTCGGGGTTGGTAGCGGCGGGCGCGCAGGCGCAGGGCTGGCCGGAGCAGGTGCGGTTCGGCGGTTTCGGGCAGGGGTTCGGCAAGCCCTATGGGCTGGCGGTGCTGGCGATCGCGCAGGGCAAGGGGTTCATCGCCGATGAATTCAAGGGCACGCCGGTCAAGCTGAGCTTCGAGTACTTCACCGGCACGGGGCCGGCCATCAACGAGGCCATCGCCAACAGGCGGCTGGATTTCGCCCAGTACGGGTCGCTGCCCAACATCGTCGGCCGCGCCAACGGGCTGCCCACGCGCATCGTGACCTCGTACGGCTACACCACCATCTTCGGCGTGGCCCGGCCCGACCTGCCCGTCAAGTCGTTCAAGGACCTCAAGGGCAGGCGGGTGGCCGTCGCCAAGGGCACGGTGCTGCACTGGGCCTTCCTGAAGGCCCTGGAAGGAAACGGCCTGACCCTCAAGGACGTGACGCTGCTCGACCTTGCCACCGCCGACCAGTTGGCGGCGCTCACGGCGGGCAGCGTGGATGCGGTGATCGGTTCGAGCGTGCTGCTGTCGCTGCGCGACAAGGGCCTGGCCAAGGTCTTCTACAGCTCGCACGACATCGGTCCCAAGGCGGCCGGTTTCGGCGCCATCACGGTGACGGAGTCGTTCGAGCAGCGCTACCCCGAAGCCACGCAGCGCGTGGTGCGCGGGCTGGTGCGCGCGGCCGAATGGCTGGGACATGAGGAAAACCGCGAGGAAGCCCTGCGGATCTGGACCCGCTCCGGCGTGCCCTACCCGGCGCTGCGCGACGAGTACGCGGGGGTGGCGCTCAAGGACGTCTTCAATCCGCGCATCGACACGTTCTTCGTCTCCCAGTACCGCGACGCCGTCGCCTTCAGCCAGGAACAGAAACTGATCCGCTCGGGCATAGATCTCCAGCAATGGTTCCTGCCCAGGTACGTCGACCAGGCGCTGGACCAGCTCGGCCTGCAGGGGAACTGGCCGCGGCGCGACGCCAACGGCAAGCCGCTGGAAGGCTGA
- a CDS encoding ABC transporter permease, with protein sequence MTSHTDARLDALAVPASPARPRAPRAWRAALLPLLLPALALCAWQLAASQGWVAPQILPAPERVWTSFVELLGNGDIAANFAVSLHRIGLGFLLGAALGLATGIALGVSDTVRDYLDPLLRALFAIPSIGWIPILILVFGIAETLKILIIAKAVFVPIVINTAQGIRDIPKAHLETARVLRLRPWTRFIRVIAPASLGPVFSGVRLGLGHAFIALIVVEMLAATEGIGYMMVWGRKQFQTDLVIVGMIVVGLAGFALDRALLAVEQALNRKVPSHG encoded by the coding sequence ATGACCTCCCATACCGACGCCCGCCTGGACGCGCTCGCCGTCCCCGCCTCCCCGGCCCGGCCCCGTGCGCCACGGGCCTGGCGCGCAGCGCTGCTGCCGCTCTTGCTGCCGGCCCTGGCCCTGTGCGCCTGGCAACTGGCCGCCTCCCAGGGCTGGGTGGCGCCGCAGATCCTGCCGGCGCCGGAACGGGTATGGACCAGCTTCGTGGAACTGCTGGGGAACGGCGACATCGCCGCGAACTTCGCCGTCAGCCTGCACCGCATCGGCCTGGGCTTCCTGCTGGGCGCTGCGCTGGGCCTGGCCACCGGCATCGCGCTGGGGGTCTCGGACACCGTGCGCGACTATCTCGACCCGCTGCTGCGCGCGCTGTTCGCCATTCCTTCCATCGGCTGGATACCCATCCTGATCCTGGTCTTCGGCATCGCCGAGACGCTGAAGATCCTGATCATCGCCAAGGCGGTCTTCGTGCCCATCGTCATCAATACCGCCCAGGGCATACGCGACATCCCCAAGGCCCACCTCGAAACCGCGCGGGTGCTGCGCCTGCGGCCCTGGACCCGCTTTATCCGGGTGATCGCGCCCGCCAGCCTGGGTCCGGTCTTCAGCGGCGTGCGGCTGGGCCTGGGCCACGCGTTCATAGCCTTGATCGTGGTCGAGATGCTGGCCGCCACCGAGGGCATCGGCTACATGATGGTGTGGGGCCGCAAGCAGTTCCAGACCGACCTCGTGATCGTCGGCATGATCGTGGTGGGCCTGGCGGGTTTCGCGCTGGATCGCGCGCTGCTGGCCGTCGAGCAGGCCCTGAACCGCAAGGTGCCCTCCCATGGCTGA
- a CDS encoding ABC transporter permease: MADTAWPGPLAALSRLAPRVRRGAALPAALVLLWLAVVDTGLVRTPLLVPLHQVLSSPFVDPDGRQIWAALAASLTRATAGIALGACAGVALGVALGLSRPLQRAIAPTLHGLRQVALFAWIPLLTAWFGTGEVAKVVFISLSAFFPAFLNTEQGVRAIAPAYWETAAVLRLRPWRRVTKMVLPAALPAILIGLEIALLTAWIGTVGAEYAIGVGRGLGSFLVAARELFRMDLVLAGAVALALVGYACNRASRHVFSRIITWRDR; the protein is encoded by the coding sequence ATGGCTGACACGGCCTGGCCAGGGCCGCTGGCCGCCCTCTCACGCCTTGCGCCCCGCGTGCGGCGCGGCGCCGCCCTGCCCGCCGCCCTGGTGCTGCTGTGGCTGGCCGTGGTCGATACCGGCCTCGTGCGCACCCCGCTGCTGGTGCCGCTGCACCAGGTCCTGTCGTCGCCATTCGTGGATCCGGACGGGCGGCAGATCTGGGCGGCGCTGGCCGCCAGCCTGACGCGGGCCACGGCGGGCATCGCGCTGGGCGCCTGCGCCGGCGTCGCGCTGGGCGTGGCCCTGGGATTGTCGCGCCCGCTCCAGCGCGCAATCGCCCCCACGCTGCACGGCCTGCGCCAGGTCGCCCTGTTCGCCTGGATTCCGCTACTGACCGCCTGGTTCGGCACGGGCGAGGTCGCCAAGGTGGTCTTCATCTCGCTGTCGGCCTTCTTCCCCGCCTTCCTGAACACCGAGCAAGGCGTGCGGGCCATCGCCCCCGCCTACTGGGAAACCGCGGCGGTGCTCAGGCTGCGGCCGTGGCGGCGGGTGACGAAGATGGTCCTGCCGGCCGCGCTGCCCGCCATCCTGATCGGCCTGGAAATCGCCTTGCTGACGGCCTGGATAGGCACCGTGGGCGCCGAATACGCGATCGGCGTCGGACGCGGCCTGGGCTCGTTCCTGGTAGCGGCGCGGGAGTTGTTCCGCATGGACCTGGTGCTGGCCGGCGCCGTCGCGCTGGCCCTGGTGGGCTATGCCTGCAACCGGGCCTCGCGCCATGTCTTTTCACGCATCATCACCTGGCGGGACCGCTGA
- a CDS encoding ABC transporter ATP-binding protein — MTTSSPSLAQPASYALSLRRVAKQYTVDDQPLPVLERINLDLRHGEFLSIVGASGCGKSTLLRLVAGLDAAFDGEILIDGRPIAGPGIERGMVFQDHRLFPWLTIAGNVALGLDSLDLAARERDRRVAAMLELVGLSAFAKAYPHQLSGGMAQRAAIARALVSEPEILLMDEPFGALDSLTRVHLQEELLRIWSQRRVTVIVVTHDVEEAVYLSDTIAVMAPRPGRVVAATRVDLPRPRDRADPRFGEIRRAILGQLRR, encoded by the coding sequence ATGACGACCTCCTCCCCTTCCCTTGCCCAACCCGCTTCGTACGCGCTGTCCCTGCGCCGGGTGGCCAAGCAGTACACCGTGGACGACCAGCCGCTGCCGGTCCTGGAGCGGATCAACCTGGACCTGCGGCACGGCGAATTCCTGAGCATCGTGGGCGCGTCCGGTTGCGGCAAGTCGACGCTGCTGCGCCTGGTGGCCGGCCTGGACGCGGCCTTCGACGGCGAGATCCTGATCGACGGCCGGCCCATCGCCGGGCCCGGCATCGAGCGCGGCATGGTGTTCCAGGACCATCGCCTCTTTCCCTGGCTGACCATCGCCGGCAATGTCGCGCTGGGACTGGACAGCCTCGATCTCGCTGCGCGCGAGCGCGACCGCCGCGTGGCGGCGATGCTGGAACTGGTGGGGCTGTCCGCCTTCGCCAAGGCCTATCCGCACCAGCTTTCGGGCGGCATGGCCCAGCGCGCCGCGATCGCCCGCGCACTGGTCTCGGAACCGGAAATACTGCTGATGGATGAACCCTTCGGCGCCCTGGATTCGCTGACGCGGGTCCATCTGCAGGAGGAATTGCTGCGCATCTGGTCGCAGCGGCGGGTGACGGTGATCGTGGTGACCCACGACGTGGAGGAAGCCGTCTACCTGAGCGACACCATCGCGGTCATGGCGCCACGCCCCGGCCGCGTCGTCGCCGCGACCCGGGTCGACCTGCCGCGCCCTCGCGACCGCGCCGACCCACGCTTCGGCGAAATCCGGCGCGCCATCCTGGGACAACTGCGGCGCTAA
- the sppA gene encoding signal peptide peptidase SppA: protein MSQDAYSSPPDASSRAPGEWERDVLEKLVFASLKEQRARRRWTIFFRLLMLAIVILLVLTATGVLFRGSGSSTPDPHTALIELDGVIDAQGEASADKINAALQAAFDDNNAKGVVLRINSPGGSPVQAGMIFDEIRRLRAQNPDKPVYAVVEEICASGGYYVAAAADKIYVNKASVVGSIGVIMEGFGFTGLMDKVGVERRLVVSGENKALLDPFSPANPGQQAHAQALVQEIFQQFVGAVREGRGERLHETPDMFTGLIWTGTKSVELGLTDELGTVDSVARDVIQADTVVDYTVRENFAERVAKRVGVSFGAGLAKTGLGGAGGVWHWK, encoded by the coding sequence ATGTCCCAGGATGCCTATTCCTCCCCGCCCGATGCTTCGTCCCGCGCTCCGGGGGAATGGGAGCGCGATGTGCTGGAGAAGCTGGTTTTCGCGTCGCTCAAGGAGCAGCGCGCGCGGCGGCGCTGGACCATCTTCTTCCGGCTGCTGATGCTGGCCATCGTGATCCTGCTGGTACTGACCGCCACCGGCGTGCTGTTCCGCGGATCGGGGTCGAGCACGCCCGATCCGCATACCGCGCTGATCGAACTGGACGGCGTCATCGATGCCCAGGGCGAGGCCAGCGCCGACAAGATCAACGCCGCCCTGCAGGCCGCCTTCGACGACAACAACGCCAAGGGCGTGGTCCTGCGCATCAACAGCCCGGGCGGCAGCCCGGTCCAGGCCGGCATGATCTTCGACGAGATCCGCCGCCTGCGCGCCCAGAATCCCGATAAGCCGGTGTACGCGGTGGTCGAGGAAATCTGCGCCTCCGGCGGCTACTACGTCGCCGCCGCGGCCGACAAGATCTATGTCAACAAGGCCAGCGTGGTCGGCTCCATCGGCGTCATCATGGAAGGCTTCGGCTTCACCGGCCTGATGGACAAGGTGGGCGTCGAACGGCGCCTGGTCGTGTCCGGAGAGAACAAGGCGCTGCTGGATCCGTTCTCGCCCGCCAATCCCGGACAGCAGGCCCATGCGCAGGCGCTGGTGCAGGAAATCTTCCAGCAGTTCGTCGGCGCGGTGCGGGAAGGGCGCGGCGAGCGGCTGCATGAAACGCCGGACATGTTCACCGGGCTGATCTGGACCGGCACCAAGAGCGTCGAACTGGGCCTGACCGACGAACTGGGCACGGTGGACAGCGTGGCGCGCGACGTCATCCAGGCCGACACCGTGGTGGACTACACAGTGCGCGAGAACTTCGCCGAGCGGGTCGCCAAGCGCGTGGGCGTGTCCTTCGGCGCCGGACTGGCCAAGACCGGCCTGGGCGGGGCCGGCGGCGTCTGGCATTGGAAGTAA
- a CDS encoding HAD-IA family hydrolase — MTSPLPGYSLVVFDWDGTLMDSTPTIIAAIQSACRDLGLPVPPDEAAAWVIGLSLQDALMAAVPTLAQDQVQAFVARYRFHYLTRDPQLRLFAGAEQMLARLAERGARLAVATGKSRVGLERALDATGIRRYFDTTRCADETFSKPNPAMLFEIMRELGADPASAVMVGDTSHDLQMARNAGIHGVGVTYGAHAVDELAGCAPQTLAGSIAELGDWLHGRIAARAA; from the coding sequence ATGACTTCACCCCTCCCGGGCTATTCGCTGGTCGTGTTCGACTGGGACGGTACCCTGATGGATTCGACGCCGACCATCATCGCCGCCATCCAATCCGCCTGCCGCGACCTCGGGTTGCCGGTGCCGCCCGACGAAGCGGCCGCCTGGGTCATCGGCCTGAGCCTGCAGGACGCGCTGATGGCCGCCGTTCCCACGCTGGCGCAGGACCAGGTCCAGGCCTTCGTCGCGCGCTACCGCTTCCATTACCTGACCCGCGATCCGCAATTGCGCCTTTTCGCCGGCGCCGAGCAGATGCTGGCGCGCCTGGCCGAGCGCGGAGCGCGGCTGGCGGTGGCTACGGGCAAGAGTCGCGTCGGCCTGGAGCGGGCCCTGGACGCCACCGGCATCCGCCGGTATTTCGACACCACCCGCTGTGCCGACGAGACCTTCTCCAAGCCCAACCCGGCCATGTTGTTCGAGATCATGCGCGAACTGGGCGCGGATCCGGCCTCGGCCGTGATGGTCGGCGATACCTCGCACGATCTGCAGATGGCCCGCAATGCCGGAATCCATGGCGTGGGCGTGACCTACGGGGCGCACGCCGTGGACGAACTGGCGGGGTGCGCGCCGCAGACGCTGGCCGGCAGCATTGCCGAGCTGGGCGACTGGCTGCACGGCCGCATCGCGGCCCGGGCAGCCTAG
- a CDS encoding RluA family pseudouridine synthase, with product MSLPLLRKAKSTPGQGRPARNPEPAAAPAVRLVEVDEAHDGQRLDNFLLRLCKGVPKSHLYKAIRGGQVRVNRGRVPVDHRIATGDLVRVPPFRLPEAPVRFVPPSEFPIVFEDDALLAIDKPAGVAVHGGSGVDFGVIEQLRRARPEARFLELVHRLDRDTSGLLLVAKKRSALVGLHESLRNGLWNKHYLVLVAGDWVNDRQHVRKPLTKWSTQSGERRVKVDPDGQPAHTIFTLKRRYGLYSLLDAELKTGRTHQIRVHVTSCGFPIVGDDKYGEDHANAAAAGRGFRRMFLHAHTLAIPHPLTGESLALEAHLPEDCVKFLQQLEHP from the coding sequence ATGTCGCTACCATTGTTGCGCAAAGCGAAATCCACGCCCGGCCAGGGCCGCCCCGCCCGGAACCCCGAACCTGCGGCGGCTCCCGCCGTGCGCCTGGTCGAAGTGGACGAGGCGCACGACGGCCAGCGGCTGGACAATTTCCTGCTGCGGCTGTGCAAGGGCGTGCCCAAGAGCCACCTGTACAAGGCCATCCGGGGCGGCCAGGTCCGGGTCAACCGGGGGCGGGTGCCGGTGGACCACCGGATCGCCACCGGCGACCTGGTGCGGGTGCCGCCGTTCCGGCTGCCCGAGGCGCCGGTGCGCTTCGTGCCCCCCAGCGAATTTCCCATCGTGTTCGAGGACGACGCGCTGCTGGCGATCGACAAGCCGGCGGGCGTGGCGGTGCACGGCGGCAGCGGCGTGGATTTCGGCGTCATCGAGCAGTTGCGGCGGGCGCGGCCCGAGGCCCGCTTCCTGGAGCTGGTGCACCGGCTCGACCGTGACACGTCGGGGCTGCTGCTGGTGGCCAAGAAGCGCAGCGCCCTGGTCGGCCTGCACGAATCGCTGCGCAACGGGCTCTGGAACAAGCATTACCTGGTCCTGGTCGCGGGCGACTGGGTCAACGACCGCCAGCACGTGCGCAAACCGCTTACCAAATGGTCCACCCAGTCGGGCGAGCGCCGCGTGAAGGTCGATCCCGACGGCCAGCCGGCCCACACCATCTTCACCCTCAAGCGGCGCTACGGTTTGTATTCCCTGCTGGACGCCGAACTCAAGACCGGGCGTACCCACCAGATCCGGGTGCACGTGACCAGTTGCGGGTTTCCCATCGTGGGCGACGACAAGTACGGCGAGGACCACGCCAACGCCGCGGCGGCCGGGCGCGGGTTCCGCAGGATGTTCCTGCACGCCCATACCCTGGCCATTCCGCATCCGCTGACCGGCGAATCGCTGGCGCTGGAAGCCCATCTGCCCGAAGATTGCGTCAAATTCCTACAGCAACTGGAACATCCATGA
- a CDS encoding Rne/Rng family ribonuclease translates to MKRMLFNATHQEELRVAIVDGQKLIDLDIETAGREQRKGNIYKGVVTRVEPSLEACFVNYGEERHGFLPFKEIARTYFKEGVDVRSARIQDVLREGQELIVQVEKEERGNKGAALTTFISLAGRYLVLMPNNPRGGGVSRRVEGEDRQELRETMEQLQVPQGMSIIARTAGIGRNVEELQWDLSYLMQLWTAIDGAARENAGPILIYLESSLVIRAIRDYFSPDIGEILIDTDDIADQACAFMSVVMPDNVQRVKRYRDDVPLFSRFQIEHQIETAYARTVPLPSGGAVVIDHTEALVAVDVNSARATKGSDIEETALRTNLEAADEVARQLRLRDLGGLIVIDFIDMEDGKNQRAVEQRLREALHFDRARVQMGKISRFGLMELSRQRLRPALNEGSHITCPRCNGTGVIRDTESSALQVLRLIQEESMKENTAAVHAQVPVEVATFLLNEKRTDIAKMEARSKVNVILIPNKHLETPHHRIERLRHDDPRLESAKASFELAEAPETNLAYSAQEHEVKARPEAIVKGITPAQPAPVSSTPSPSAKAQPAAAPATGGFPALVSRLFAWLKGSPAQPAEPAARPRKDESREERDAHRNRRRTPQGGGNRGRRDNREARPDDRDRQEGEEGRKEARDSRGQRRDGRRDDRARAPRQEEQQRPVAAAPAADDAEQQSGEARNRNRRGRRGGRREDLPADEAAGSTVAAAAVVAGETLAPVVAAPEAPVVPQVPVAAEPQDLQDEEQFASADGADSADGEPERKRRRRRGRRGRRQGEAGAALGEDGLSDDESADDEDGAPVSAPVEPLAVVSEPILITAEARPIDTPVPVVAEVVHAPAEPVQEAQPSSEAPSQAEEPAPVAIPQPAEEPAPAAAAEAPVQQAATIPVEPVLPVEAVSTPAPQAEAPAAQPEPVAVEAQAEAPAPVTETPVPQPASILDAPAQIVVPQAAASHDELVRVVEQAGMQWVETDSAKLAASRQAAPAAAPVRLGREPRVHAQATSEALVQVETRPDLHH, encoded by the coding sequence ATGAAGCGCATGCTGTTCAACGCAACGCACCAGGAAGAACTGCGCGTTGCCATCGTCGATGGGCAGAAGCTCATCGACCTCGACATCGAAACCGCCGGCCGCGAACAACGCAAAGGCAACATCTACAAGGGCGTCGTCACCCGCGTCGAACCCAGCCTGGAAGCCTGCTTCGTCAACTATGGCGAGGAACGCCACGGCTTCCTTCCCTTCAAGGAAATCGCCCGCACCTACTTCAAGGAAGGCGTGGACGTCCGCAGCGCCCGCATCCAGGACGTGCTGCGCGAAGGCCAGGAACTCATCGTCCAGGTCGAGAAGGAAGAGCGCGGCAACAAGGGCGCGGCCCTGACCACGTTCATCTCGCTGGCCGGCCGCTACCTGGTGCTGATGCCCAACAATCCCCGCGGCGGCGGCGTATCGCGCCGCGTCGAGGGCGAAGACCGCCAGGAACTGCGTGAAACCATGGAGCAGCTCCAGGTTCCGCAGGGCATGAGCATCATCGCCCGCACCGCCGGCATCGGCCGCAACGTCGAAGAACTGCAGTGGGACCTGTCCTACCTGATGCAGCTCTGGACCGCGATCGACGGCGCCGCCCGCGAGAACGCCGGCCCCATCCTGATCTACCTGGAATCGAGCCTGGTCATCCGGGCCATCCGCGATTATTTCTCGCCCGACATCGGCGAGATCCTGATCGACACCGACGACATCGCCGACCAGGCCTGCGCCTTCATGAGCGTGGTCATGCCGGACAATGTCCAGCGGGTGAAACGCTACCGCGACGACGTGCCCCTGTTCTCGCGCTTCCAGATCGAACACCAGATCGAGACCGCCTACGCCCGCACGGTGCCCCTGCCCTCGGGCGGCGCGGTGGTGATCGACCACACCGAGGCCCTGGTCGCGGTGGACGTCAACTCGGCGCGCGCCACCAAGGGCAGCGACATCGAGGAAACCGCGCTGCGCACCAACCTGGAAGCGGCCGACGAAGTGGCCCGCCAGCTGCGTTTGCGCGACCTGGGCGGCCTGATCGTCATCGACTTCATCGACATGGAAGACGGCAAGAACCAGCGCGCCGTCGAGCAGCGCCTGCGCGAAGCCCTCCATTTCGACCGCGCCCGCGTGCAGATGGGCAAGATCTCCCGCTTCGGCCTGATGGAGCTGTCGCGCCAGCGGCTGCGCCCGGCGCTGAACGAGGGCTCGCACATCACCTGCCCGCGCTGCAACGGCACCGGCGTCATCCGCGACACCGAATCCAGCGCGCTGCAGGTGCTGCGCCTGATCCAGGAAGAATCCATGAAGGAAAACACCGCCGCCGTGCACGCACAGGTGCCGGTGGAAGTGGCCACCTTCCTGCTGAACGAAAAGCGCACCGACATCGCCAAGATGGAAGCGCGCTCCAAGGTCAACGTCATCCTCATCCCCAACAAGCACCTCGAGACGCCCCACCATCGCATCGAGCGCCTGCGGCACGACGACCCCAGGCTGGAAAGCGCCAAGGCGAGCTTCGAGCTGGCCGAGGCACCCGAGACCAATCTCGCCTATTCCGCGCAGGAACACGAGGTCAAGGCCCGTCCCGAGGCCATCGTCAAGGGCATCACCCCCGCCCAGCCGGCGCCCGTCTCGTCCACGCCCTCGCCCAGCGCCAAGGCCCAACCCGCCGCGGCACCGGCCACTGGCGGCTTCCCGGCGCTGGTGTCGCGCCTGTTCGCCTGGCTCAAGGGCAGTCCCGCCCAGCCGGCCGAGCCGGCCGCCCGCCCGCGCAAGGACGAATCGCGCGAGGAACGTGACGCCCATCGCAACCGCCGCCGCACGCCCCAGGGCGGCGGCAACCGCGGCCGCCGCGACAACCGCGAAGCGCGCCCCGACGACCGCGATCGCCAGGAAGGCGAGGAAGGCCGCAAGGAAGCCCGTGATTCGCGCGGCCAGCGCCGCGACGGACGCCGGGACGACCGCGCCCGCGCGCCCAGGCAGGAAGAGCAACAGCGCCCCGTCGCCGCCGCGCCTGCCGCCGACGATGCCGAGCAGCAGTCGGGCGAGGCCCGCAACCGCAACCGCCGCGGCCGCCGCGGGGGACGCCGCGAGGACCTGCCGGCCGATGAGGCCGCCGGCTCGACCGTGGCCGCGGCCGCCGTCGTGGCTGGCGAGACGCTCGCGCCCGTCGTCGCTGCGCCCGAAGCTCCTGTCGTGCCGCAGGTACCGGTGGCCGCCGAGCCGCAAGACCTCCAGGACGAAGAGCAATTCGCATCCGCCGATGGCGCCGATAGCGCCGATGGCGAACCGGAACGCAAGCGCCGCCGCCGTCGCGGCCGCCGTGGCCGCCGCCAAGGCGAAGCCGGCGCCGCCCTGGGCGAAGATGGCTTGTCGGATGACGAATCGGCCGATGACGAGGATGGCGCGCCGGTGTCCGCCCCGGTCGAGCCGCTGGCCGTCGTGTCCGAGCCCATCCTGATCACCGCCGAGGCCCGGCCCATCGACACGCCCGTTCCCGTGGTGGCGGAAGTCGTGCACGCGCCGGCCGAACCGGTCCAGGAAGCCCAGCCGTCCTCGGAAGCGCCTTCCCAGGCCGAGGAACCCGCGCCCGTGGCGATCCCGCAGCCGGCCGAGGAACCCGCGCCCGCGGCGGCCGCCGAGGCCCCTGTCCAGCAGGCCGCCACGATCCCGGTCGAGCCGGTCCTGCCGGTCGAGGCCGTGAGCACGCCCGCGCCCCAAGCCGAAGCCCCCGCCGCGCAGCCCGAACCGGTTGCCGTGGAAGCCCAGGCCGAAGCGCCCGCGCCCGTGACCGAAACCCCGGTCCCGCAACCGGCCTCCATCCTGGATGCGCCGGCCCAGATCGTGGTGCCGCAGGCCGCCGCGTCGCACGACGAACTCGTGCGCGTGGTCGAGCAGGCCGGCATGCAGTGGGTGGAAACGGACAGCGCCAAGCTGGCCGCCTCCCGCCAGGCCGCGCCGGCCGCCGCGCCGGTCCGCCTGGGGCGCGAGCCGCGCGTCCACGCGCAGGCGACGTCCGAGGCGCTGGTCCAGGTCGAAACTCGTCCCGACCTGCATCACTGA